The Roseimicrobium gellanilyticum sequence GATGAAGTCGTGGGTGGTGCCGGCAGCGGCCCCGGTGTTGAACCGGAAGGTGCTTCCCGTGGCGACATCAAGGGTGCCGCCAATGTTGCTGGCCGCCGTGGTGGTAATGGCCAGAACTCCGGGGCCGGTCACATTGAGGCCCGTGCTCACGCTGGTCATACGGCCCACAGTCAGTGTGCCGGCACTGACATTCACTGTACGTGATCCGGATCCAGTCAGGGTCACGACACCGCTGTTGAAGTTCAGATCGTTCGTCCCGCTGAAGGTGAAGTCGCCTGCCCAGGTTTGAGCCTTCGCGGTGGTGGTGGTGATCGCGGCGCCGCTGGTGTTGTTGATGATGCCGCCATTGATCGTGAGCACGCCTGTCGCGGTGTTACCCAGAGCGGCGGCGTTGTTGATGTTCAACCGTCCTCCGTTGAGCGTCACGCCACCTGTATACGTGTTGACTCCCGAAAGCGTGAGCGTGCCCGCGTCGCTCTTGGTCAGCGCCACCGTGCCGGTGGTGCCGTTGCTGATTATGCCGCTGATGAGGGTGTTTCCTGCTCCCGCCACGGCCAGTGTTTTGATGCCTGCACCCGTGGATCCACTGATGCCACCAGCCAGAGTCAGCAGTTGCCCTCCGGTCGTGCTGTTGTTGGTGATGGAGAAGAGCTGGGCCGTGCCGTCGTTTCCAAGGACGAGGCCGGCGTTGATGAGCTGGCTGGTGGTGACAGTGGCATTGATGGTAATGGCACCGCCATTGTCCAACGTAAGCGTCTGGCTTCCCGCCGCGCCAGAGCCGATCGTGTATGCCCCTGCACCAGCCGTGTCAAAGAGAAGCGTGTTGAGGATGATTCCCGCGCCAAGGTCAATGTTGGTGTTTCCATTGCCTGCGTTGTTGAAGGTTGCGGTGTCACCTGTGCCCGGCACCAGGCTGGTGTTCCAGTTCGTCGTCGTTCCCCAGACAGCATCTGTCGTACCATTCCATGTCGCCGTAGCCGCAGGTGCGGGTTGCAGTGCCAGCAGGAGGACACAGGCTCCCACGATGGCAGAGGCGAGTCCTGGCAATCCGATTCGCGGGCCACAGTGACTGATGATGTTTTTTTCCATGATTAAGAAGCGCTGCGAATGGAGGCTCAAACAAAGTGCGTTCTGCAGCCTTAGCGGGCGGCGAAGAATCCGGCTCAGAACTTGATGCCCGTGATGAAGTCGTGATCGACGCAGGTCAGAGGCACAGAAATGCCTGCGCTCGGCGCATCTGACGGAGTGCGTGTGATCCACATGCGCTCCATCGTGAAGGATGCGCCTCCTGAATGATTGTCTCCTTCAGACGATCTTTGGTAACGATCCGCCGCCTTGTGTCCGCAACCAGCCTGCTGGCATGTCGACTGCAATGATGGGTATGCCGCATGCATCTATTCGATGTGCCGATGGTGCGCATCATTTCCTCTGCGTCTTCCGGCGGCGGCTGCGGAAGGTCCGTGGTGTCTCGCCCGTGTGCTGGCGGAACTGGCGCGTGAAGGCGCTCTGGTCGTAGAACCCATGATTCAGCGCGACCTCCGCAATTGAGCTTTCCGTGGCCAGGAGTTCATCACTCGCTGCCTGGATGCGCGTGCGCACGATGAACTCCTGGGTGCTCATGCGATACGTCTTCTGGAAGCGCCGGTTGAGTTGCCGCTCGGAGAGGTGGGCGATTTGGGCGAGATCCGCCACGGCGAGGCGCTCCCGAAAGTGGAGATGAATGTGGTCCACCACCTTCTGCAGTTGCTCGTCATCTTCGCCACCTCCCGAGCCTCCGTGATACGGGCGGACAAAGCCCATGACTCCAATCACCTCGCCATGGGCGTCCAGGATGGGCAGTTTCGTGGTGACAAACCAGTCCTTGGCCCGGGTGCGTGCATAGAGTGCCTCCACCCGATCAATGATGGGCTGGCGGGTCTGCATGACATGCAGGTCATCCTGCCGGATGGCCCGCGCGACATACGGCGGATGGATCGTCGAGTCGCTCACCCCAAGCAACTCCTCCTCCCGCGTGGCTCCAATGCGGCGAAGCATGCCCTCACCGATGGCGACGAATCGTCCTTCCGTGTCCTTGGCAAAGAAATCCGTGTCCGGCAGATGTTCGAACAGCATGCGGAACTGCTGCATCGATCCCATGCGCTTGAAGAACGCCTTTTGAAACTCGCTTGGTGCGCTGAGGGACTCGCTTCTCTTCGCGGGGGGTGCCGCGGGTTCCATTCCCAGATTGAAAATGGGGTGATGTGATGCTTCGGCAACATGCAGGATCCGTGATCCGGCATGGCCCTCAGCACGGTTCAGATGGCACGCAGACCCCGGTGGCGTCTGCGGCATGAAGGACAGGTGGCTTCCGAGGAACATAGTAAGGAGCGGCGGAATCGCCGGCGCAACGAACCGGCGGTTGGTGAATGCAATGTCGTTACTCCCCAAGCGTAGTGATCCCCCTCACGGGCATCTACAGAACGAATGTTCTGTTTTGATGGCGTTGCGTTTAAGCCAGTACTGGCACTCAGTGGGCCAGGTGAAGTACTCTAGTCTCTGGAATACATCAGCTCGTCGCTCCTTCCTCCATGACCATCCTGTATCGATGCGCATGCAAGCCGCTCACGAGGTTTGTGGTGTCCGGCTTTTTGTTGCTGCTCACTGACGTATGGCTGCAGGCAGAGGGTGAAGAGGGCGTTCCCAACCGTGAGCCCACCAGTGAATCATCCTGGCTCTATCATGCCTGGCAGACAGATGATGGACTGCCCAACAACGATGTGACCGCCGTGACGCAGGCGTACGATGGCGCCATGCTCTTCGCCACGCAAAGTGGGCTGGCGCGGTTTGATGGCTGGAGGTTGCTGGAACCAGCGGACTTGCCCAAGACATGGAATTCACGCGGGATCGGTGGCGTGATGTCTTCCCAGGATGGCACCCTGTGGCTTGCCACCAATATGGGCCTGGTGGCACATCGGGTCGGAAAAGAGCCTCAAGTGGTCGCTCAAGAGCTGGGCCGTGACGGCCGGCCAAATGCGTTCTTTGAGCAAGCGGATGGCACCATCTGGCTGAGCCACGAGCAAGCAGGAGTTTTCCGGCTAAGAAATGGGCTCCTCGCCAATGTCACCAGCGTGAGCCGGCCTGGAAATCCTCCCGTCCGATATAGTGCCCAGATGGTGGCACAGGATGAACGGGGTGCCATTTGGGCGGCAGGACGTGAGATCCTGGCACGATGGCAGGGAGACATGTTCGAGTGGGTGGCCGACCTGCCCGACGCAGTCACGCTTTTGTGCAAAGCAAAAGGGGGCGGCCTGTGGATCGTGAGCGGCAGGCAATTGTTGAGATTCACCGAGGCTGAAGGGCTGAAGGCAGTGGCCACGCTGCCCATCGGTCCTCCCGGCACCCGTCCCTCTGCCATTTTGGAAGATGCGCATCAGCGTCTCTGGATCGGGACATTCGCAGACGGCCTCTACCTCAGAGAAGGCAGTTCATTTGAGAAAATCCCGCTGTCCAACTATGACGTGTGGTCGCTCTGTGAAGACCACGAAAGCAATCTCTGGGCTGGCACCGGCGGTGGCGGCGTGTGCCTGGTGCGGCCACGCGTACTTGAGACGCTCCGCGAGGAAAACGCTCCCATCTTGCAAACCGCGCGCAGTTTGTGCACGGATGCACGAGGCGACATCTGGGTGGCGATGCAAACCGGGCAGCTCTATACCAGGCGCTCCGGAAGCTGGCGGCACCTGAGGGCTCCCGCAAACTGGCCCGGCCCACTGGCGACCTGCGTCACGGCGGATACCCTCGGCAATGTCTGGATCGGCGCCAGCGAGAATCGCGTGGTGCGCTGGGACGGCGACAAGTATGAAATCGCCCCTCTCCCCCCCGCGCGCGAAGGTCAGTTGCGCATCAGGGCCATCATGGTGGCACGCAATGGGGAAATCTGGATCGCCCAGGCGGAGTCGATCACACACGGAGAGCCCGGCATGTGGATCTCACTCAAGCTCCCTCCGGATGCCGGAGAGATTCACGCCCTGGCGCAGGATATGGA is a genomic window containing:
- a CDS encoding AraC family transcriptional regulator — encoded protein: MGSMQQFRMLFEHLPDTDFFAKDTEGRFVAIGEGMLRRIGATREEELLGVSDSTIHPPYVARAIRQDDLHVMQTRQPIIDRVEALYARTRAKDWFVTTKLPILDAHGEVIGVMGFVRPYHGGSGGGEDDEQLQKVVDHIHLHFRERLAVADLAQIAHLSERQLNRRFQKTYRMSTQEFIVRTRIQAASDELLATESSIAEVALNHGFYDQSAFTRQFRQHTGETPRTFRSRRRKTQRK